A genome region from Paralichthys olivaceus isolate ysfri-2021 chromosome 6, ASM2471397v2, whole genome shotgun sequence includes the following:
- the ccdc30 gene encoding coiled-coil domain-containing protein 30 isoform X4 has translation MDHEEPQTELDKISLRLQEDGLPPAASAEERQRHLWQQLLRGEAKLRSVTQELQTLRTQQANEMKEVESYVAHIRGLLEERECLTADYERDNEHLRQELHQIRQQQESQTKELAEMLAQEDLVEIGLSSPSEQVAYLLVERATLLERLEASERRLESQSFSGNSMDGHHQGPEHIHHIMGEELRQRREHIQKSLDMTKQCSSQSPWKKLFGLRRSGQSKHNITPAHSEEISQERNERQRLERDLEEASRRLAMAHQDIRRLTNELDVAKNSSVESNDLMKLQQAKEEYDRLDAENRALRERVRTIEFKKKNLQGQLPINDADQEFVAEEDRKDKSISMEPQNNLSASSAQEKDNIHKRCHEAMEDGLVQVRELHRQLQRLRKQQEELEERNEELEALLGEAQNASKEESHRHEAELEGLHRRIKSLEAELKKQDAHEKLMRNGDEAKTTESYLQLHLRDSSQERLALLEARLTEEKDWRKQLELDLSAAQAALKKDKGALQIGERELKKLRLEVNSLQTECQQGKTLIKSLTQVKGEKAVLEEKLAQMERAHSRLQSELEHRKDNNRTQEDLKENRLQVQQLQEQADRLTAELSSLQTAYTTLRDEMVSERRQSAELQAKLSSSVQEKLAAEGERERLELKTERLNEQLKWYQEQLASTKEALSSSQKLELHTGHTESRLSPVERTMDESLDQLSCLKQELSHMQTKLEDERQLALQHQLALQAQVKEAQAHIKSQDSVLNQKAEEAKQMKQDLQRAQSLFTSAERELRYEKERNMDLKRHNTLLDQEKLKLSAELKQVQTKLVQVEQTLHAQLAQSERQQQKIRELELELARNSTNRSATTSLQEDLQAERARLIAADKKVLELQQQLKNAQHQLRVEEARAGESSRLERDSRDLSDTLSALRAQQHEEHITRKLVEQREEELQQQVRSFRLKEASLTRTNTELSHRAQQLDTRLAILEAELSKAREEVRNSQKSSHRLQEELAASQQECDRLQGDLQQFLLQLDTHVRKYDEKQSQHKTKLRQAKQVFLKVTAQRDCTIQRLENDLVLASSLSHKEKERIHTVMEENEKLLEEKRELLRKISEAEEMGSKGMRTASTVQHRVNVLEMENRQLQDRTLKLSNQVSSLERALRNSQSFYSLENAKKGHPSESLCDSLLHASTLSLMSGSCDPLDILDKICRVKVGDRTVMDSTRASVSSHQLSEQGYLNLTSPLVSPEAKGTEESSDNGDKV, from the exons ATGGATCATGAAGAG CCGCAGACGGAGCTGGACAAGATATCTCTGCGGCTTCAGGAGGATGGCTTGCCTCCGGCAGCCAGTGCGGAGGAGCGGCAGCGCCATCTTTGGCAGCAGCTGCTCCGAGGTGAGGCGAAGCTCCGGTCAGTCACACAGGAGCTGCAGACCTTACGTACCCAGCAGGCCAATGAGATGAAGGAG GTGGAGAGCTACGTTGCACATATTCGTGGTCTGTTGGAAGAGCGCGAGTGTCTGACTGCAGACTACGAAAGAGACAATGAACACTTGCGACAGGAGCTTCACCAGATCAGACAGCAACAAG AGAGTCAGACCAAAGAGCTGGCGGAGATGCTGGCTCAAGAGGACCTAGTGGAGATAGGCTTGAGCAGCCCCAGTGAGCAGGTTGCTTACTTGCTGGTGGAGAGGGCCACGCTGCTGGAAAGGTTGGAGGCATCTGAGAGGAGACTGGAAAGTCAGAGCTTCAGTGGAAACTCAATGGATGGCCACCACCAG GGACCGGAACATATTCACCACATCATGGGGGAAGAGCTAAGGCAGCGGAGGGAGCATATACAGAAGAGCCTAGACATGACAAAG CAGTGCTCATCCCAGAGTCCGTGGAAGAAGCTGTTTGGGCTGCGTAGGTCTGGTCAGAGCAAGCACAATATTACCCCT GCCCACAGTGAGGAGATTTCACAAGAGCGGAATGAGCGCCAGCGGCTGGAGCGGGACCTGGAGGAGGCGTCCAGGAGGCTAGCGATGGCTCATCAAGATATCCGTCGACTCACCAATGAGCTGGATGTCGCCAAAAACAGCAGCGTAGAGTCAAATG ATTTGATGAAGCTGCAGCAAGCAAAGGAGGAATACGACAGACTAGATGCGGAGAACAGAGCTCTGAGGGAGAGAGTGCGCACCATAGAATTCAAGAAGAAAAATCTCCAGGGACAG tTGCCAATAAATGATGCAGACCAAGAATTTGTAGCTGAGGAGGATCGAAAGGACAAGAGCATCAGCATGGAACCACAAAACAATCTGTCAGCCTCATCAGCTCAGGAAAAGGATAATATTCACAAACG GTGTCATGAGGCGATGGAAGATGGGCTCGTGCAGGTCAGAGAGCTGCACCGGCAACTCCAGAGGCTACGCAAGCAAcaggaagagctggaggagaggaacGAGGAGCTGGAGGCCCTGCTGGGGGAGGCCCAGAATGCCAGCAAGGAGGAGAGTCATCGCCATGAGGCTGAACTGGAGGGGCTGCACAGGAGG ATCAAAAGCCTGGAGGCAGAGCTGAAGAAGCAAGACGCCCATGAAAAGCTGATGAGGAACGGAGATGAGGCCAAAACCACTGAGTCCTACCTACAGCTG CACTTAAGGGACAGTAGCCAGGAGAGATTGGCTCTGCTTGAGGCACGGCTGACCGAGGAGAAGGACTGGAGGAAACAGTTGGAGTTGGACCTCAGTGCTGCTCAGGCTGCACTCAAGAAAGACAAAGgg GCTTTGCAGATAGGTGAGCGAGAGCTGAAGAAGCTGAGACTGGAGGTCAACAGCCTTCAGACCGAATGTCAACAAGGGAAAACGCTCATCAAGAGCCTCACACAAGTCAAAGGGGAAAAAGCAGTTCTGGAAGAAAAG TTGGCCCAGATGGAGCGCGCCCACAGCCGACTCCAGAGCGAGCTGGAGCACCGTAAAGACAATAACAGGACCCAGGAGGACCTGAAGGAAAACAGGCTTcaggtgcagcagctgcaggagcaggctGACCGACTGACTGCTGAACTCAGCAGCCTCCAGACAGCATACACCACTCTGAG GGATGAAATGGTTTCTGAGCGGCGGCAGAGTGCAGAGCTCCAGGCCAAGCTGAGCTCCAGTGTTCAGGAGAAGCTGgcagctgagggagagagagagagactggagcTCAAGACAGAGCGGCTCAACGAGCAGCTCAAGTGGTATCAAGAGCAGCTTGCCTCCACAAAGGAAGCACTTAGTAGCAGCCAGAAGCTTGAACTGCACACTGGTCATACTGAATCAAGACTAAGTCCAGTGGAGAGGACCATGGATGAAAGCTTGGATCAG ctttcatgtctgaaacagGAGCTGAGTCATATGCAGACCAAGCTAGAGGATGAGCGGCAGCTGGCCCTCCAGCACCAACTGGCCCTGCAGGCTCAAGTCAAAGAAGCCCAGGCACACATCAAA tcCCAGGACTCGGTGCTGAACCAGAAGGCAGAGGAGGCCAAACAGATGAAGCAGGACCTGCAGAGGGCTCAGAGCCTGTTCacctcagcagagagagagctgcGCTATGAGAAAGAGAGGAACATGGACCTGAAGAGACACAACACCCTGCTGGACCAGGAAAAACTCAAG CTTTCTGCAGAACTGAAGCAGGTCCAGACCAAGCTGGTGCAGGTCGAGCAGACTCTCCACGCTCAGTTAGCTCAGAGTGAACgtcagcagcagaaaataagGGAGCTTGAGCTGGAACTGGCACGCAACTCCACAAATCGCAGCGCCACCACCAGTCTGCAGGAGgatctgcaggctgagaggGCACGGCTCATCGCTGCTGACAAGAAG GtgttggagctgcagcagcagcttaaaAATGCCCAGCACCAGCTGCGTGTGGAGGAAGCCCGGGCTGGTGAGAGCAGCCGCTTGGAGCGGGACAGCAGGGACCTGTCTGACACCTTGTCAGCCCTGAGAGCCCAGCAGCATGAGGAGCACATCaccag GAAGCTGGTGGAGCAGcgtgaggaggagctgcagcagcaggtgcgCTCCTTCCGGCTGAAGGAGGCCTCCCTGACCAGGACCAACACGGAGCTCAGCCACCGTGCCCAGCAACTGGACACCCGTCTGGCCATCCTGGAGGCTGAGCTCAGCAAGGccagggaggag GTGAGAAACAGCCAAAAGTCCAGCCACAgactgcaggaggagctggcgGCCAGTCAGCAGGAGTGTGACAGACTGCAGGGGGATCTGCAGCAGTTTCTCCTCCAACTTGACACGCACGTCAG GAAGTATGACGAAAAGCAGAGTCAGCACAAGACCAAGCTGCGTCAGGCCAAACAGGTCTTTCTCAAGGTGACTGCACAGAGGGACTGCACCATCCAGAGACTGGAGAACGACCTGGTCTTGGCCTCCAGCCTCTCGCACAAG GAGAAGGAAAGGATCcacacagtgatggaggaaaatgagaaGCTTttagaggagaagagggaactgCTGAGGAAGATAAGTGAGGCAGAAGAAATGGGGAGCAAAGGCATGAGGACCGCCTCGACCGTTCAACACAG GGTCAACGTCTTAGAAATGGAAAACAGACAGCTACAGGATCGGACCCTGAAACTCTCCAATCAAGTTAGTTCCCTAGAGCGTGCCTTGAGGAATTCCCAGTCATTCTACAGCCTGGAG AATGCCAAGAAGGGGCACCCCTCTGAAAGTCTCTGTGACAGCCTCCTACACGCATCTACGCTAAG TCTGATGTCAGGTTCTTGTGACCCACTGGACATCCTGGACAAAATCTGCCGTGTGAAGGTGGGCGACCGTACGGTGATGGACAGCACTCGAGCTTCTGTCTCCTCACACCAGCTATCAGAGCAGGGTTACCTGAATCTCACCTCCCCTCTGGTTTCTCCGGAGGCCAAAGGCACAGAGGAGAGCTCTGATAATGGTGACAAGGTATGA